The Thermoproteales archaeon genome contains a region encoding:
- a CDS encoding MarR family transcriptional regulator, with protein sequence MKLPIKKERIFRALCFKEGLNISELSRETGLAKSYVFKVLKELESEGVVWISGKIYVNYDMLIRKWGEFKRYIFERLNPLILDLLIPDRLRKVLKDYAISGPYAEMLIQGETPGKPLIVYIDEKRFLDLKERLLKIGRAGIGYVRIYPYDKAILQGSWLLKGWKIVSIPQLSADIIALGVYADIGLKLFRRWLDAGKRI encoded by the coding sequence ATGAAGCTTCCTATTAAAAAAGAAAGAATTTTCAGAGCTTTGTGTTTTAAGGAGGGATTAAATATTTCTGAGCTTTCAAGGGAAACTGGGCTTGCCAAATCTTATGTTTTTAAAGTATTAAAAGAATTAGAGAGCGAAGGAGTGGTATGGATTTCTGGGAAAATTTATGTGAATTATGACATGCTTATTAGAAAATGGGGCGAGTTTAAACGATATATTTTCGAGAGGTTAAATCCGCTAATATTAGACTTGTTAATACCTGATAGACTTAGGAAAGTATTGAAAGATTACGCGATTTCAGGACCTTATGCGGAGATGTTGATTCAAGGAGAAACTCCTGGTAAACCATTAATCGTCTACATAGATGAAAAAAGGTTCCTAGACTTGAAGGAGAGGTTATTGAAAATAGGTAGGGCAGGGATAGGATATGTCCGAATTTATCCTTATGACAAAGCTATTCTTCAGGGATCTTGGCTGTTGAAAGGCTGGAAAATAGTTAGTATTCCTCAGTTATCAGCTGATATTATAGCTTTAGGTGTTTATGCTGATATAGGGTTGAAACTATTCCGAAGGTGGTTGGATGCTGGTAAAAGAATATAG
- a CDS encoding nucleotidyltransferase domain-containing protein has protein sequence MNIQFNIEKLKKRLKKLYAKYKYLYVVLFGSYATGHVKSYSDLDLAIMFENEIDCLSKALDVAMDLEEDMGVRIDVVPLNIADTILKYEVYGRGILLFCSNKSRFIDDKINAIDEYLDFSYHFEKFYRKTVREITNAVTGSKS, from the coding sequence TTGAATATCCAATTTAATATCGAGAAATTGAAAAAGCGCTTAAAGAAGCTATATGCTAAATATAAGTATCTCTACGTGGTTCTATTTGGTTCATATGCTACGGGGCATGTTAAGAGCTACAGTGACTTAGATTTAGCAATAATGTTTGAAAACGAGATAGATTGCTTAAGTAAAGCACTAGATGTAGCCATGGATTTAGAAGAAGATATGGGAGTAAGGATAGATGTTGTCCCGTTAAATATAGCAGATACAATCCTAAAATACGAAGTCTATGGCAGAGGAATTCTCTTATTTTGTTCTAATAAAAGCAGGTTTATTGATGATAAGATCAATGCTATAGATGAGTATTTAGATTTCTCATATCATTTTGAAAAATTTTATAGAAAAACTGTTAGGGAGATAACCAATGCCGTCACCGGGAGTAAAAGCTAG
- a CDS encoding DUF86 domain-containing protein, which produces MPSPGVKARINRFWRAVKRLQYFKNYNREEFVLNEDLIDSCERNLQVAIEALIDVGEALISNLDWRTPKSYREIGVILKENGVLTNSDLKYFVKLVKIRNILIHNYVYISPERVYEITRKYTTILTVLMKKIINFMNRAGIDP; this is translated from the coding sequence ATGCCGTCACCGGGAGTAAAAGCTAGAATAAATAGGTTTTGGAGAGCGGTAAAAAGGTTACAGTATTTTAAAAACTATAATAGAGAAGAGTTTGTGTTAAATGAAGATTTAATAGATTCCTGTGAACGTAATCTTCAAGTAGCTATCGAAGCTTTAATCGATGTAGGTGAGGCTTTAATATCCAATCTAGATTGGAGAACTCCTAAATCTTACCGTGAAATAGGAGTCATCCTTAAAGAAAACGGAGTTTTAACTAATAGTGACTTAAAATATTTCGTGAAACTTGTTAAAATTAGAAACATTCTGATTCATAACTATGTGTATATTAGTCCTGAAAGAGTATATGAGATTACGAGGAAGTACACTACAATCCTTACGGTCCTAATGAAGAAAATAATCAATTTTATGAATAGAGCAGGAATTGATCCTTAA
- a CDS encoding class I SAM-dependent methyltransferase, translated as MGRHHKFLRENGFEIYGVDSSRELIRLAKEKNKNFENFYKVGDMRRIDYSAEFDVVLNWYTSFGYFSDKENKLVLENIYKAKLKLILTIYPPHILKSMLKTMGFKILYVFANHGIINVRNFDLTDLVERGVRRLVWIAYK; from the coding sequence GTGGGAAGACATCATAAGTTCTTGAGAGAAAATGGATTTGAAATTTACGGAGTTGATTCAAGCAGAGAATTAATCAGGCTAGCTAAAGAGAAGAATAAGAATTTTGAGAATTTTTATAAAGTGGGAGATATGAGAAGGATAGACTATAGCGCAGAGTTCGATGTCGTACTAAATTGGTATACTTCTTTCGGCTATTTCTCTGACAAAGAAAACAAGCTGGTTTTAGAAAATATCTACAAGGCTAAGTTAAAGCTTATCCTCACTATTTATCCTCCACACATATTAAAGAGTATGCTAAAGACGATGGGTTTCAAAATTCTCTATGTTTTCGCCAATCACGGAATAATAAATGTTAGAAATTTCGATTTAACGGATTTAGTAGAGCGCGGAGTTAGGCGGCTGGTTTGGATAGCATATAAATAA